One Chrysiogenia bacterium DNA segment encodes these proteins:
- the bamE gene encoding outer membrane protein assembly factor BamE, which produces MRRAIALALILATLITGCGWFRLKVGSPPDPNEVERIIPGETSRRHVEETLGAPDAVARLAEGDVYLYRYDEGKMNFLLLLLFNWGSLDVKPDRLLIIFDEAGMVKNVAWRHASDTAEFRFLP; this is translated from the coding sequence ATGCGCCGCGCAATTGCTCTGGCTCTGATACTCGCAACACTTATCACCGGCTGCGGCTGGTTCCGGCTCAAGGTGGGCAGCCCTCCCGATCCCAACGAAGTCGAACGCATCATTCCCGGCGAAACCTCGCGGCGACACGTGGAGGAAACCCTCGGCGCGCCCGACGCGGTCGCGCGTCTGGCCGAGGGGGACGTCTATCTCTATCGCTACGACGAGGGGAAGATGAACTTCCTGCTGTTGCTGCTCTTCAACTGGGGAAGCCTGGACGTGAAGCCCGACCGGCTGCTCATTATCTTCGATGAGGCGGGCATGGTGAAGAACGTCGCCTGGCGCCACGCCTCCGACACGGCGGAGTTCCGGTTCCTGCCGTGA